The following is a genomic window from Flavobacterium sp..
TCAGCATAACCGCTTTTGAATGGCTTTGACACTTCAAACGGCTTAAATTTTTCTACTACTGATTTGCTGCACAAATAGTATGCGCATTTCAATTGGATTGAATCTCTGAAAAAGTCGTCTGTTTTTTGCTTTAGTTCCTCAATTGTTTTTCCTGTAATTTCTACTTCAAAGCGAGTGTTTAAATAATCATTGAAAGCAACTGTTTTGGCAATAAATCCAAATTTTGATGAACCATTTTTTGCAACTGGTGTCACTACTGGTTCGTAGTAATATGATTTTTTCATTTTTAAAATAAGCTTAATTGTTGGTTTGTGTCGGTTTTTTCGGGTTCTACTTTTTCCCATAGTTCGGGATAGTATTGCATATAGTCTTTCAAGTATCGAAAAGCTGTGTCGCTTAGAACTGCGAAATCAATAAATTTCTGTTTAAATTTAACCAACGGCACTTTTTCGCCGTTGGTCTTATTTGCTATTAAGATGTTATTTTCTCTCGAGTAGAAATAAACATCTTCTACATGAGGAATAGGACTATCCATTATTTCAACATTACAGGCATTACTAACATCAGTAATTCCTCTCCGTCTTCTTGTCCGTCTAATGGCATCAGGATTCCTGCTCGGTTTGGTTCTGACATTTCAAGCGTTACTTGTTCAGAAGTTGTATTTTTCAACATTTCCAACAAGAATTTTGAGTTAAAATCAATTGCAAAATCATTACCAGTATAGCTGCAGGTTAAAACTTCGTTTCCGTTTTTGCTCGTTTCCTTGTCTTCTGCGGAAATAGTCAACTCATTACCTTTGAACCCTAATCGCATTTGGTGGGTTTCTTTACTCGAAAGAATAGAAACGCGATTTACAGAGGTTGCAAGTAAGTTTCTGTCAATGGTTAGTTTGTTTGGGTTTTCTTTTGGGATAACCGCTTCGTAGTTTGGATACTTAGCATCGATTAATCGACAAATCAATTCGAACTGATCAAACACGTATTTTGAATTTGATTGGTTGTACTCGGTTACCACATCCACCTCAAGTGTTTGTAAAATTCCTTTCAAAACATTCAAAGCTTTTTTCGGCATAATGAATGAAGCTTCTTCAGTGGCTTGAATATCTTTTCTCGAATACTTCACTAATTTATGCGCATCGGTTGCAGCAAAGATTAAACCAGTGGTAGTTAATTGGAAATACACACCCGTAAAAGCTGGTCTTAAATCATCGTTACTTGTAGCAAAAATTGTTTTGCTGATTGCAGTCGAAAGCACTTTACTTGGAATAATAGTTCTTGAAGTTTCTTCCATTTCGATTGCTTTCGGAAATTCAAGGCCAGAAACGTAAGCAATTTCATAAATTCCTGAATCGGTTTTGATTTTTAAAACGTTGTTTTCTAAAAATTCCAATACCAAAGGTTGCTCTGGTAGTGTTTTTAGAATGTCGATTAAAAGTCGAGCAGGAACACATGCCAATCCTTTTTCTTGTGATTCGATTTCGATGTTTACCTTCATGGTAGTTTCTAAATCGGAAGCCGTTACTTTTAATAAATTCCCTTCAAAATCGAAAAGGAAGTTATCTAAAATAGGCATTGTGTTTGAAGTGTTAATTACTCCGCTTAAAACTTGCAAGTTTTTTAATAACTTGGCTGATGATACAAAAATTCTCATGGTTATTTATTTAATTTGATTCTACTAATTGTTTGGATTTTTTTCTTTTTTTGGGTCTGGCAATAGCACCAATCAAAGGCATGTTTTTATTGATGATTTCTAAAATCTGATCGTGGTATTTTGTAGCCTTATTATTTAAACCTCGAGCTTGCTCTACTTGAAGTTTATCAAGTGAAATTTCGATTGTTTCGATTGGCTTGTTTTGGATTCTTGCAGAAAGAATTAAGGATTCCTTTTTAGAATAATATTCGTTTGTGAATACGCAGTGATTTAATATATCCCCTTCTTTTTTAAATTCATCAATGCTTTTAAGAGGAACTATTTTAATCAAACCTTTCTTAAATTCTAAATCAAAGAATTTATTCATTCTCTCTATAAATTCGATTCTTGCTTTCTCTAAGTTTTCCTGACGTTTTAAAATCGCTAATCTGTTTCTTTCTTGCTCTTCAAGCCTTAAAATTTCACGTTTCTTTTTCATTAAAATATCGTGCTCTTTCATTAAGTTTTTAGGGCACACATATTTTGCATTTCGCAAGTCTTTTTTAAAGTATTTAAGAAGATCTAAATAATCAATGTAAATTCTATGGTCTTTTACTTTGTACTTATTTCGTAGG
Proteins encoded in this region:
- the dnaN gene encoding DNA polymerase III subunit beta, producing MRIFVSSAKLLKNLQVLSGVINTSNTMPILDNFLFDFEGNLLKVTASDLETTMKVNIEIESQEKGLACVPARLLIDILKTLPEQPLVLEFLENNVLKIKTDSGIYEIAYVSGLEFPKAIEMEETSRTIIPSKVLSTAISKTIFATSNDDLRPAFTGVYFQLTTTGLIFAATDAHKLVKYSRKDIQATEEASFIMPKKALNVLKGILQTLEVDVVTEYNQSNSKYVFDQFELICRLIDAKYPNYEAVIPKENPNKLTIDRNLLATSVNRVSILSSKETHQMRLGFKGNELTISAEDKETSKNGNEVLTCSYTGNDFAIDFNSKFLLEMLKNTTSEQVTLEMSEPNRAGILMPLDGQEDGEELLMLVMPVMLK